The following proteins come from a genomic window of Ictalurus furcatus strain D&B chromosome 12, Billie_1.0, whole genome shotgun sequence:
- the efna3a gene encoding ephrin-A3: SCLKNIPLSLSLFTCSLRREGYTVQVNVNDYLDIYCPHYNTSQRGVLERGVAEQYVLYMVSYRGYRTCDPQMGFKRWECNRPHAPHAPIKFSEKFQRYSAFSLGYEFNVGHEYYYISTPTHHHGHSCLRLRVFVCCSTLSHAGDDADQNPPDYTARPNIHNIDEFNHNIPKLEKSISGSSPSRDRLLMTVVMLLLGALHIS; this comes from the exons TCTTGCCTTAAAAATATCCccttgtctctttctctcttcacaTGCAGTTTACGGAGAGAGGGCTACACTGTGCAGGTCAACGTCAATGACTACCTGGACATCTACTGCCCGCACTACAACACAAGCCAGCGGGGGGTGCTAGAGCGTGGTGTGGCTGAGCAGTATGTACTTTACATGGTTAGCTACCGTGGCTATCGCACCTGTGACCCACAGATGGGCTTCAAGCGTTGGGAATGCAACCGCCCACACGCACCACACGCACCAATCAAATTCTCTGAGAAGTTTCAACGCTACAGTGCCTTCTCGCTCGGCTACGAGTTCAACGTGGGCCACGAGTATTATTACATAT CCACACCCACCCATCACCATGGCCACAGCTGTTTAAGACTGAGGGTATTTGTGTGCTGTTCTACAC TTTCACATGCAGGTGATGATGCAGACCAAAACCctcctgactacacagccaggCCTAACATACATAACATcg ATGAGTTTAACCACAACATCCCCAAACTGGAGAAGAGCATCAGCGGCAGCAGTCCCTCTCGAGATCGTTTGTTGATGACCGTTGTGATGTTGCTCCTGGGTGCCCTTCACATCTCCTAG